CAAAAATTTAAAGCGTTTAGCTCGTAAATCAGCTTTAAGTTTACAAGCAAAAGATAACAATTTAGTAGTTGTTGAAGATTTCAATTTTGAAGCTCCAAAAACTAAAGAGTTTGTTAATGTATTAAAAGCTTTAGAATTAGATACTAAAAAGTCTTTATTTGTAATTGCTGAAGAAAATAAGAATGTTTATTTATCTTCTCGTAATTTAAAAGGTTCTAAAGTAGTAAATGCTACAGGAATTAACACTTACAATGTTTTAAACGCAAGTAAAGTTGTTATTGCTGAGAGCACTTTAGAAGGAATTCAGTCTAATTTAAGTAAATAGGGAAAGAAATGAGTATTTTAATTAAACCTATTATTACGGAAAAAGCTACAAATCAAAGCGAAGATTTTAATCGTTTTGCATTTGTTGTAAATAAGAAAGCTAACAAGTTAGAAATCAAAGGAGCTGTTGAAGCTGCTTATGGTGTAACGGTTGAAGCAGTAAGAACTATGAATCATCCAGCAGAGAGAAAAACTAAATATACTAAGAAAGGTTTAGTTACTGGATTAACTAGTGGTTACAAGAAGGCAATCGTTCAGTTAGCAGAAGGAGAAACTATTGATTTTTATAACAATCTTTAAGAAAGACAACAATGTCAGTTAGAAAATTAAAACCAATAACACCAGGTCAGCGTTTTAGAGTTGTAAATGGGTTCGACACCATTACTACTGATAAGCCGGAGAAGAGTTTATTAGCTCCGAAAAAACGATCTGGAGGTCGAAACAATCAAGGGCGTATGACTACTCGTAATATCGGAGGAGGTCATAAGAAAAAGTATCGTATTATCGATTTTAAAAGAGATAAGAATGGTATCCCTGCTACAGTAAAAACTATTGAGTACGATCCAAACCGTACTGCATTTATTGCATTAGTGGTTTATGCTGATGGAGAAAAGCGTTATGTAATTGCACAAAACGGATTAAAAGTAGGTCAAACTATCGTTTCAGGAGAAGGATCAACACCTGACGTAGGAAATGCAATGCCTTTAGCAAACATTCCTTTAGGTACAACAATTTCTTGTATCGAATTACGTCCAGGACAAGGAGCTGTTATGGCTCGTTCAGCTGGTTCTTTCGCACAGTTAATGGCAAAAGACGGTAAGTATGCAACAGTTAAGTTACCTTCAGGTGAAACAAGATTAATCTTATTAACTTGTATGGCAACTATCGGAGTTGTATCTAACTCAGATCACCAATTATTAGTTTCTGGTAAAGCTGGTAGATCAAGATGGTTAGGTAGAAGACCAAGAACGAATGCTGTTCGTATGAACCCAGTAGATCACCCAATGGGTGGTGGTGAAGGACGTTCTTCTGGAGGGCATCCAAGATCTAGAAACGGTATCCCAGCTAAAGGATTTAAGACTAGATCTAAGACCAAAGCTAGTAACAAGTATATTATAGAACGTAGAAAGAAATAATAAACCATGGCAAGATCATTAAAAAAAGGACCTTACGTTCACTATAAGTTAGAGAAGAAAGTGTTAGCTAACGTTGAGTCAGGGAAGAAAACAGTTATCAAAACTTGGTCAAGAGCAAGTATGATTACTCCTGATTTTGTTGGGCAAACTATCGCTGTTCACAATGGACGTCAGTTTGTACCAGTATACGTTACTGAAAACATGGTAGGTCATAAATTAGGCGAATTTTCACCAACTCGTTCATTCCGTGGACACGCTGGTGCAAAAAATAAAGGAAAAAAATAGTAGGAAATTATGGGAAGTCGTAAACATAACATGGCAACACAGTTAAAAGAGGCTAGAAAGTCTAGAGCTTTCGCTAAATTAACTAATTGTCCTACATCACCAAGAAAAATGCGCTTGGTGGCAGATTTAGTAAGAGGAGTTGAAGTTGAAAAAGCTTTACAAATCTTAAAATTCAGTCCAAAAGAAGCATCTCGTAACTTAGAGAAGTTATTATTATCAGCTATTGCTAACTGGCAAGCTAAGAATGAAGATGCGTCAATGGAAGATGCTGGATTATACGTTAAATCTATCTGTGTTGATAGCGCAGGAATGTTAAAGAGATTAAGACCAGCTCCACAAGGGCGTGCTCATAGAATTCGTAAGCGTTCTAATCACGTAACTTTAGAGTTAGGAACTAAAAATAACAGTAATTAATCAAAGTAGAAATGGGACAAAAGACAAATCCAATAGGAAATCGTTTAGGAATTATCAGAGGATGGGAATCTAACTGGTATGGAGGAAATGACTACGGTGATAAAATTGCTGAAGATGATAAGATAAGAAAGTATTTATATGCTAGATTATCTAAAGCAAGTGTATCAAGAGTAATTATTGAGCGTACTTTAAAACTTGTAACCGTTACTATCACTACGGCTCGTCCTGGTATCATTATCGGTAAAGGAGGTCAAGAGGTAGACAAGTTAAAAGAAGAGCTTAAGAAGATTACTGGAAAAGAAGTTCAGATTAATATTTTTGAGATTAAACGTCCAGAATTAGATGCGAGATTAGTAGCGTCTAGTATTGCTCGTCAAATCGAAAATAGAATTTCTTATAAGAGAGCAACTAAAATGGCTATCGCTGCTGCAATGCGTATGAACGCTGAAGGTATTAAAGTACAACTTTCAGGACGTTTAAACGGAGCTGAAATGGCGCGTTCTGAGCATTACAAAGAAGGTAGAATTCCTCTTTCTACGTTTAGAGCAGATATCGATTATGCATTAGTTGAGTCACATACTACATACGGAAGAATCGGTGTGAAAGTATGGATTATGAAAGGTGAGGTATATGGTAAACGTGAGTTATCTCCATTAGTAGGCTTATCAAAGCAAAAAGGTGGAGGAAACAAAGGTGGTAAACGCCAACCTCGCAGAAGAAAATAATTTTTAAAAGAAATTAGACATGTTACAGCCAAAAAGAGTAAAGTTCCGTAGAGTTCAGAAAGGCAAGGGTAATATGAGTGGTAACTCTGGTAGAGGTACTCAACTTTCTAACGGAATGTTTGGTATCAAATCATTAGATCAGAACTTACTAACATCTCGCCAAATAGAAGCAGCTCGTATCGCGGCAACTCGTTATATGAAAAGAGAAGGACAGCTTTGGATTAAAATTTTCCCAGACAAGCCAATTACTAAGAAACCATTAGAGGTACGTATGGGTAAAGGTAAAGGTGCTCCAGATCATTTCGTAGCAGTAGTAAAACCAGGAAGAATATTATTTGAAGTTGGTGGTGTACCAATGGAAGTAGCAAAAGAAGCATTGCGCTTAGCTGCTCAAAAACTTCCTGTGAAAACGAAGTTTATCATCGCAAGAGATTTTGATTATAACGCTTAATTCTATAAACCATGAAACAATCAGAAATTAAAGAATTATCAACAGCTGACTTACAAGACAAGCTAGGAGCGTTGAAGAAAAATTATACGGATCTTAAGATGGCTCACGCCATAACTCCATTGGAAAATCCAATGCAGTTAAGAAGCTTAAGAAGAACTGTTGCAAGAATTGCTTCAGAGTTAACAAAAAGAGAATTACAATAATTCTAGTCAGTTTTAAAGATGGAAAAAAGAAATCTTAGAAAAGAGAGAATAGGTGTTGTATCTAGTAACAAAATGGAGAAATCTATTGTTGTTAACGAGGTAAAAAGAGTTAAGCACCCAATGTACGGAAAGTTCGTATTAAAGACTAAGAAGTACGTTGCACATGACGAGAATAACGACTGCAACGAAGGTGATACTGTAAGGATTATGGAAACACGTCCTATGAGTAAATCTAAGCGTTGGAGATTAGTAGAAATCCTAGAAAGAGCTAAATAATATGTTACAAACAGAATCAAGATTAAAAGTAGCAGACAACACTGGAGCTAAAGAGGTTTTAGTGATTAGAGTTTTAGGAGGAACAAAAAAGCGTTACGCTAGCGTTGGAGATAAGATCGTTGTTACGGTAAAGTCTGCAACTCCAAACGGAACTGTAAAGAAAGGTCAAGTATCTCGTGCAGTTGTTGTTCGTACTAAGAAAGAAGTTAGACGTAAAGACGGATCATATATTAGATTTGACGATAATGCTTGTGTATTATTAAATCCTACTGAGGAAATGAGAGGTACACGTGTATTTGGTCCTGTGGCTCGTGAGTTACGTGATAAACAATTTATGAAAATAGTATCATTAGCACCTGAGGTGTTATAAAATCAGATTTTAAAATGAAAAAATTTAAAATTAAATCAGGAGATACTGTTAAAGTTATCGCAGGAGATCATAAAGGATCTGAAGGAAAGGTATTACGTATCTTAAAAGATAAGGATAGAGTAGTTGTAGAAGGTGTTAATATGGTGTCTAAGCACACTAAGCCTAGCGCTGCTAATCCACAAGGAGGTATCGTAAAAAAAGAAGCTCCATTACATATTTCTAACGTGGCTTTAATCGAAAACGGTGAAGCAGTAAGAGTTGGTTATAAAATGGAAGGAGATAAGAAGGTAAGATTTTCAAAAAAATCAGATAAAGCAATATAACCATGAGTTACGTACC
The sequence above is a segment of the Tenacibaculum sp. 190130A14a genome. Coding sequences within it:
- the rpsC gene encoding 30S ribosomal protein S3, with amino-acid sequence MGQKTNPIGNRLGIIRGWESNWYGGNDYGDKIAEDDKIRKYLYARLSKASVSRVIIERTLKLVTVTITTARPGIIIGKGGQEVDKLKEELKKITGKEVQINIFEIKRPELDARLVASSIARQIENRISYKRATKMAIAAAMRMNAEGIKVQLSGRLNGAEMARSEHYKEGRIPLSTFRADIDYALVESHTTYGRIGVKVWIMKGEVYGKRELSPLVGLSKQKGGGNKGGKRQPRRRK
- the rplV gene encoding 50S ribosomal protein L22, producing MGSRKHNMATQLKEARKSRAFAKLTNCPTSPRKMRLVADLVRGVEVEKALQILKFSPKEASRNLEKLLLSAIANWQAKNEDASMEDAGLYVKSICVDSAGMLKRLRPAPQGRAHRIRKRSNHVTLELGTKNNSN
- the rplP gene encoding 50S ribosomal protein L16 codes for the protein MLQPKRVKFRRVQKGKGNMSGNSGRGTQLSNGMFGIKSLDQNLLTSRQIEAARIAATRYMKREGQLWIKIFPDKPITKKPLEVRMGKGKGAPDHFVAVVKPGRILFEVGGVPMEVAKEALRLAAQKLPVKTKFIIARDFDYNA
- the rpmC gene encoding 50S ribosomal protein L29, with protein sequence MKQSEIKELSTADLQDKLGALKKNYTDLKMAHAITPLENPMQLRSLRRTVARIASELTKRELQ
- the rpsS gene encoding 30S ribosomal protein S19; this translates as MARSLKKGPYVHYKLEKKVLANVESGKKTVIKTWSRASMITPDFVGQTIAVHNGRQFVPVYVTENMVGHKLGEFSPTRSFRGHAGAKNKGKK
- the rplW gene encoding 50S ribosomal protein L23, which codes for MSILIKPIITEKATNQSEDFNRFAFVVNKKANKLEIKGAVEAAYGVTVEAVRTMNHPAERKTKYTKKGLVTGLTSGYKKAIVQLAEGETIDFYNNL
- the rplN gene encoding 50S ribosomal protein L14, yielding MLQTESRLKVADNTGAKEVLVIRVLGGTKKRYASVGDKIVVTVKSATPNGTVKKGQVSRAVVVRTKKEVRRKDGSYIRFDDNACVLLNPTEEMRGTRVFGPVARELRDKQFMKIVSLAPEVL
- the rplX gene encoding 50S ribosomal protein L24, translated to MKKFKIKSGDTVKVIAGDHKGSEGKVLRILKDKDRVVVEGVNMVSKHTKPSAANPQGGIVKKEAPLHISNVALIENGEAVRVGYKMEGDKKVRFSKKSDKAI
- the rpsQ gene encoding 30S ribosomal protein S17 produces the protein MEKRNLRKERIGVVSSNKMEKSIVVNEVKRVKHPMYGKFVLKTKKYVAHDENNDCNEGDTVRIMETRPMSKSKRWRLVEILERAK
- the rplB gene encoding 50S ribosomal protein L2 produces the protein MSVRKLKPITPGQRFRVVNGFDTITTDKPEKSLLAPKKRSGGRNNQGRMTTRNIGGGHKKKYRIIDFKRDKNGIPATVKTIEYDPNRTAFIALVVYADGEKRYVIAQNGLKVGQTIVSGEGSTPDVGNAMPLANIPLGTTISCIELRPGQGAVMARSAGSFAQLMAKDGKYATVKLPSGETRLILLTCMATIGVVSNSDHQLLVSGKAGRSRWLGRRPRTNAVRMNPVDHPMGGGEGRSSGGHPRSRNGIPAKGFKTRSKTKASNKYIIERRKK
- the rplD gene encoding 50S ribosomal protein L4; translation: MKVAVLDITGKDTGRKVELSSEVFGIEPNDHAIYLDVKQYLANQRQGTHKSKERAEIAGSTRKIKKQKGTGTARAGSIKSPVFRGGGRIFGPRPRNYSFKLNKNLKRLARKSALSLQAKDNNLVVVEDFNFEAPKTKEFVNVLKALELDTKKSLFVIAEENKNVYLSSRNLKGSKVVNATGINTYNVLNASKVVIAESTLEGIQSNLSK